Proteins encoded within one genomic window of Methanosarcina barkeri str. Wiesmoor:
- a CDS encoding tetratricopeptide repeat protein, whose amino-acid sequence MSSDEPKDETFRKEGGEEKSEEEPVSEEMFVLSDSGDTGKQEEVSDKVVAAKLNEYGLDFLSCGNFNEAMKAFDKAIEIDPDNIDLLNNKAQALETVGKYDEALGFYEKAIKINAEDPDIWNNMAFSLSQVGKYDEAVKAYEKALELRPDYPNAWYGKALNLSQAGDYKAAIEAYEKVLEENSDYKEAWVGKGIALGQMGKYDEAIIAYDKAIELDPNFAEAWHYKGVDMDSLGSYRQALKAYQKTVELDPENDDAWNNMGIDLENLEKYDEAIKAFDKAIEINSENADVWYNKGFTLSQMQRFEEAAETYRKATQLDPEYLEAYSSLGFVLAQLRRFAESLEIYEQALKLNPEAADSWFGKAVCLSFLGREEEAEEAYRKAVEIDPRYAEVGGDTQ is encoded by the coding sequence ATGAGTTCCGACGAACCAAAAGATGAAACCTTCAGAAAAGAAGGCGGTGAAGAAAAATCTGAAGAAGAGCCGGTTTCCGAAGAAATGTTTGTTCTAAGCGATTCGGGGGATACAGGTAAGCAAGAAGAAGTCAGTGATAAAGTCGTTGCAGCCAAGCTTAATGAATACGGACTTGATTTTCTCAGCTGTGGCAACTTTAATGAAGCAATGAAAGCTTTTGATAAAGCAATCGAGATTGATCCAGATAATATAGACCTATTAAACAATAAAGCTCAAGCCCTTGAAACCGTTGGAAAATACGACGAGGCTCTTGGGTTTTATGAAAAAGCTATCAAAATCAATGCTGAGGACCCAGATATCTGGAATAATATGGCTTTCTCCTTGTCCCAGGTTGGTAAGTATGACGAAGCTGTTAAGGCCTATGAAAAAGCCCTTGAGCTCAGACCGGACTATCCCAATGCATGGTATGGAAAGGCCCTGAACCTGAGCCAGGCAGGAGACTATAAGGCAGCTATCGAAGCCTATGAAAAAGTCCTTGAGGAAAATTCCGATTATAAAGAAGCCTGGGTAGGAAAAGGCATAGCTCTGGGTCAAATGGGCAAGTATGACGAAGCAATTATCGCGTACGATAAGGCAATTGAACTTGATCCCAACTTTGCCGAAGCCTGGCATTATAAAGGCGTGGACATGGACAGTCTTGGAAGTTACAGGCAGGCCTTAAAAGCATATCAAAAAACTGTGGAGCTGGATCCTGAGAACGATGATGCCTGGAACAATATGGGGATAGATCTCGAAAACCTTGAAAAATATGACGAGGCAATTAAAGCCTTTGACAAAGCAATCGAAATCAACTCCGAAAATGCCGATGTCTGGTACAATAAAGGTTTTACCCTCAGCCAAATGCAAAGATTCGAGGAAGCCGCAGAGACTTACAGGAAAGCTACACAGCTTGACCCTGAGTATTTAGAAGCTTATTCCAGCCTGGGTTTCGTGCTTGCTCAGCTCAGACGCTTTGCAGAATCTCTGGAAATTTACGAGCAGGCACTCAAGCTTAATCCCGAAGCTGCAGACTCATGGTTCGGGAAAGCTGTCTGTCTGAGTTTCCTCGGAAGGGAAGAAGAAGCAGAAGAAGCATACAGAAAAGCTGTAGAAATTGATCCCAGATATGCCGAAGTAGGGGGAGATACCCAGTAA
- a CDS encoding DUF357 domain-containing protein, which translates to MPADLDEKVKRYEDMLKRALQKAKYAPIQGSHMYAVAKDYYTMAEAYYKDGVYFLENKDPVNALASFSYGHAWLDAGAKLGVFAVDDETLFTI; encoded by the coding sequence ATGCCTGCTGATCTTGATGAAAAAGTCAAAAGATATGAAGATATGTTAAAAAGAGCCCTCCAGAAAGCAAAATATGCTCCAATTCAAGGGTCCCATATGTATGCCGTTGCAAAGGATTATTATACAATGGCAGAAGCCTACTATAAAGATGGGGTGTATTTTCTGGAGAACAAAGACCCGGTAAACGCCCTTGCCTCCTTCAGCTATGGTCATGCTTGGCTCGATGCAGGTGCAAAACTCGGGGTTTTTGCGGTTGATGATGAAACTCTTTTTACTATATAA
- the trxB gene encoding thioredoxin-disulfide reductase: MYDLIIIGGGPAGLAAGIYAVRSGLNTLILERSEISGQIALSDIVENYPGFPAISGLELMEKYKAHAQAVGVETKITEVLSVRAEGEKKIISTDSGDLESIAVIVATGANPKHLNVPGEKEFISKGVSYCAICDGPFFKNKTVVVVGGGNSAVTDALLLSKIARKVYLIHRREQLRAVKVLQDRVFATPNIEFIFNAQILEIMGSSGGVRRVEKIRFKDLKSEEQRELATDGVFIYVGIHPNTEIIDVDKDDEGFITTDRFLETSKKGIYAVGDCRDTPIWQLVAAVRDGALAATAANVYIESIKKETT, translated from the coding sequence ATGTATGATCTTATAATTATAGGAGGAGGGCCCGCAGGACTCGCAGCTGGTATTTATGCCGTACGCTCTGGACTTAATACTCTAATTCTTGAAAGAAGTGAGATTAGCGGCCAGATTGCGCTTTCAGATATCGTGGAAAATTATCCTGGCTTTCCAGCGATCTCAGGGCTTGAATTAATGGAAAAGTACAAGGCTCATGCTCAAGCTGTCGGGGTAGAAACAAAGATAACTGAAGTTCTCTCTGTTCGCGCCGAAGGAGAAAAGAAAATAATCTCTACGGACAGTGGAGATCTTGAGTCGATAGCTGTCATAGTTGCTACAGGTGCGAATCCCAAGCATCTGAACGTGCCTGGAGAGAAAGAATTTATTAGTAAAGGTGTTTCTTACTGCGCCATCTGTGACGGGCCTTTTTTTAAAAACAAAACTGTTGTAGTGGTCGGGGGTGGCAACTCAGCAGTTACGGATGCCCTTCTTCTTTCGAAAATTGCCAGGAAAGTGTATCTTATTCATAGGAGAGAACAACTGAGAGCTGTTAAAGTCCTTCAGGATAGGGTTTTTGCAACTCCCAATATTGAATTCATTTTCAATGCCCAGATTCTGGAAATCATGGGAAGCAGCGGAGGAGTTCGCAGAGTCGAAAAAATAAGATTTAAAGATCTTAAAAGCGAAGAACAACGCGAACTGGCTACAGATGGTGTTTTTATCTACGTAGGCATTCATCCAAACACTGAAATCATTGATGTGGATAAGGATGATGAAGGTTTTATCACGACGGATCGCTTCCTTGAAACCTCGAAGAAGGGAATTTATGCTGTAGGAGACTGTCGTGATACTCCAATCTGGCAACTTGTGGCAGCCGTTAGAGATGGAGCATTGGCAGCTACTGCTGCGAATGTGTACATAGAGAGTATCAAAAAAGAGACTACATGA
- a CDS encoding HAD family hydrolase, translating to MEDVEMDMNIIQKDLERVYPVALKAVLFDMDNTLFDFVAAKLEACREILSFIWKRDVTEEPSELFRYFLRGVYGFEDYENIRDYMQERNVFTAQGYRKCCEIYEWEKLQNLELYPAVPDTLDKLKKLGLKLVIITDADSYHALARLTRVGLLNYFDLIVAADTTGTKKPDPAHFLFALETLRIKPEETLVVGDNIKRDIVPARKLGLKTAYASYGDWRPGEEMDQCFDFRLDTFSDMLDIPGI from the coding sequence ATGGAAGATGTCGAGATGGATATGAATATAATTCAGAAAGATCTGGAACGAGTTTATCCCGTAGCTCTGAAAGCCGTGCTTTTTGATATGGATAACACACTTTTTGATTTCGTAGCCGCAAAACTGGAAGCTTGCAGGGAGATTCTCTCTTTTATCTGGAAGAGAGATGTTACGGAAGAACCTTCTGAACTTTTCAGATATTTCCTGAGAGGAGTTTATGGTTTTGAAGATTACGAAAATATTCGAGACTACATGCAGGAGAGAAATGTTTTTACAGCTCAGGGATACAGGAAGTGCTGTGAGATCTATGAATGGGAAAAACTGCAAAATCTCGAACTCTACCCAGCTGTACCGGATACTCTTGATAAGCTTAAGAAGCTGGGCTTAAAGCTTGTGATTATAACGGATGCCGATAGCTATCATGCCCTGGCACGGCTTACAAGAGTAGGGCTTCTTAATTACTTCGATCTTATTGTGGCCGCGGATACTACAGGCACAAAAAAACCAGATCCGGCACATTTTCTTTTCGCGCTTGAGACGCTCAGGATAAAACCCGAAGAAACTCTGGTAGTGGGGGACAATATCAAAAGAGACATAGTCCCTGCTCGCAAACTTGGATTAAAAACCGCTTATGCTTCCTATGGAGATTGGAGACCCGGAGAAGAGATGGACCAATGCTTCGATTTCAGGCTCGATACATTTTCGGATATGCTTGATATACCTGGAATCTAA
- a CDS encoding thioredoxin family protein, whose protein sequence is MHASWCTACPAARRFWRDLKSEYDFEYEEIDVETPEGQALIDKYGIVGVPTTIIDGEVAFTGLPKKADAISRIS, encoded by the coding sequence ATTCACGCCAGCTGGTGTACTGCCTGTCCAGCAGCTCGAAGATTCTGGAGAGACCTGAAATCCGAGTATGACTTTGAATACGAGGAAATAGATGTGGAAACTCCAGAAGGTCAGGCATTGATAGATAAATATGGTATAGTTGGAGTACCTACAACTATTATTGATGGAGAGGTAGCTTTTACAGGCCTCCCGAAAAAAGCTGATGCTATATCCCGTATTAGCTGA
- a CDS encoding tetratricopeptide repeat protein — translation MTSNEWYNTGVALQELRRFSEALDAYNKALEISPDNAKILFSKGMVLKSLFRYDEALDALNKSLQINPADAKTWYSKGELLVGLMQYREALDAYYRAIYLAPEDPEVWYRRGMALREMKAYEEAMDDFEKAIHLYEKNYELGSMSASEWCKKGMGLCKVKSYEEAIGAFNRALELNPANGKALYNKGVALRWLGKHDEAKLYTEKAVEIFDAKIKTNPDNARFWYNKGIALRDLEKYKEALQAFERAIDINPSFTKAWIGKGIVYDRIKKHQKAMEAYERAVDINPIYSDLL, via the coding sequence ATGACTTCAAACGAGTGGTACAATACAGGTGTTGCACTCCAGGAACTTAGACGATTTTCAGAAGCTCTGGATGCATACAATAAAGCTCTGGAAATAAGCCCTGACAATGCAAAAATCCTGTTTAGCAAAGGTATGGTTCTGAAAAGCCTTTTCAGATATGATGAAGCTCTGGATGCCCTTAATAAGTCTCTTCAGATCAATCCTGCGGATGCGAAGACCTGGTACTCCAAAGGTGAACTGCTTGTAGGCCTTATGCAGTATAGGGAAGCTCTGGATGCATACTACCGGGCTATATATCTTGCTCCTGAAGATCCTGAAGTCTGGTACAGGCGGGGAATGGCTCTGAGGGAGATGAAGGCATACGAAGAAGCCATGGATGATTTTGAGAAAGCTATTCACCTTTATGAGAAGAATTATGAGCTGGGCTCTATGAGCGCAAGTGAATGGTGCAAGAAGGGTATGGGACTCTGCAAGGTAAAGAGTTATGAAGAAGCCATTGGCGCTTTCAACAGGGCTCTTGAGTTAAACCCTGCAAATGGGAAGGCCCTTTATAACAAGGGTGTAGCTCTCCGCTGGCTTGGAAAACACGATGAAGCAAAACTTTATACCGAAAAAGCCGTGGAAATTTTTGACGCCAAGATAAAGACAAATCCCGATAATGCCCGGTTCTGGTATAACAAGGGAATTGCCCTGAGAGACCTGGAAAAATACAAAGAGGCACTTCAAGCTTTTGAGAGAGCTATCGATATCAATCCAAGTTTTACAAAAGCCTGGATTGGTAAAGGCATCGTATATGACAGGATTAAGAAACACCAGAAAGCGATGGAGGCCTATGAGAGAGCAGTCGATATAAACCCGATATATTCTGATCTCCTTTGA
- a CDS encoding helix-turn-helix domain-containing protein: protein MDPMEKIFGKTAQMTVLKNLIEHQNESTYLSGIAEETGLSHSSVSRVITPLIASGIVIEKPLGKQIRTFQLNMDNEATRLIIDFYDKINQMLE from the coding sequence ATGGATCCAATGGAAAAAATTTTCGGTAAAACCGCACAGATGACAGTACTCAAGAATCTGATTGAACACCAGAACGAATCAACCTACCTTTCGGGGATAGCTGAAGAAACTGGCCTGTCTCACTCCAGCGTATCAAGGGTCATTACTCCCCTGATCGCATCAGGCATCGTCATAGAAAAACCTCTGGGAAAGCAAATCCGGACTTTTCAGCTGAACATGGACAATGAGGCAACAAGGCTGATCATAGATTTCTACGATAAAATCAACCAGATGCTGGAATAA
- a CDS encoding succinylglutamate desuccinylase/aspartoacylase family protein, with amino-acid sequence MNIPVYVICGTIPEPCIFVTAAIHGDEINGIEIIRQLLESSAIRHIYGTLIASACSKHVRFYLALSLSSLTDETLTVLFLTGKKVLLNPA; translated from the coding sequence ATGAATATTCCTGTCTATGTGATCTGCGGAACAATTCCTGAACCCTGCATTTTTGTTACGGCTGCAATCCATGGGGACGAGATCAACGGGATTGAGATCATAAGGCAGCTGCTTGAATCGTCTGCAATCAGGCATATCTATGGGACTCTCATTGCAAGTGCCTGTAGTAAACATGTACGTTTTTATCTCGCTTTATCGCTATCTTCCTTGACAGACGAGACCTTAACCGTTCTTTTCCTGACAGGAAAAAAGGTTCTCTTGAATCCCGCCTAG
- a CDS encoding response regulator, giving the protein MNNKNLDHEILKLIEAQPEISEREIASRLSVSEELVKTRIANLKDTRQKILIMGDGSNALSVKATLEAENYNVVEIPGGFSSLEAVTAEKPDLVLLDTGLADPEGFKICKQLRTSSRYWWIPVMVLSEKGEVKNRIEAFESGVDDYVTTPFNPVELRVRVGMILKRTYF; this is encoded by the coding sequence ATGAATAATAAAAATCTTGATCATGAGATTTTGAAATTAATTGAAGCACAACCTGAAATAAGTGAGAGGGAGATTGCCTCCCGTCTTTCAGTTTCAGAAGAACTGGTAAAAACCCGAATTGCAAATCTTAAGGACACGCGGCAGAAAATCCTGATTATGGGAGATGGAAGCAATGCCCTAAGTGTTAAGGCGACACTTGAAGCTGAAAATTATAACGTTGTCGAAATCCCTGGTGGTTTTTCCTCACTTGAAGCCGTAACAGCTGAAAAACCCGACCTTGTATTGTTGGATACCGGGCTTGCAGACCCTGAAGGTTTCAAAATCTGTAAGCAGCTTAGAACAAGTTCAAGGTACTGGTGGATACCGGTTATGGTGCTCAGTGAAAAAGGAGAGGTAAAAAACAGGATTGAGGCTTTTGAATCGGGTGTGGATGACTATGTTACTACGCCTTTTAACCCTGTGGAACTGCGAGTCAGGGTGGGAATGATCTTGAAACGTACTTATTTCTAA
- the dph5 gene encoding diphthine synthase, with protein MLTFIGLGLFDEYDISLKGLEAIREADMVYAEFYTSCLMGTNLEKMEKLYGKKVFLLSREDVEQHPDWLSKAKNRNLCFLTGGDTMVSTTHVDLRLRAEKLGIDTRLIHGASIASAVSGLTGLQNYRFGKSASIPHPYESRRGTRIISETPYDTIKQNLELGLHTLVFLDIDKEKGYMTVNTALELLLEVEEKRGEGIMRGAAAVGIARAGSEKPVIRADYAENLKDFNFGKPLHILVIPGKLHFLEAEALVKLAGGPVGFMKEVE; from the coding sequence ATGCTTACATTTATAGGTCTGGGCCTTTTCGACGAATATGACATTTCTTTAAAGGGACTTGAAGCTATCAGGGAAGCTGACATGGTTTATGCGGAATTCTATACATCCTGTCTCATGGGTACGAACCTTGAAAAAATGGAGAAGCTCTACGGAAAGAAAGTCTTTTTGCTTTCAAGAGAGGATGTGGAGCAGCACCCTGACTGGCTCTCCAAAGCAAAGAATAGGAATCTTTGCTTCCTGACTGGCGGAGATACAATGGTCTCCACAACCCATGTAGACTTACGCCTGAGAGCTGAAAAACTGGGGATAGATACTCGACTGATTCATGGGGCTTCCATTGCCTCGGCTGTCTCGGGTCTTACAGGACTGCAGAACTACCGCTTCGGGAAATCTGCAAGTATTCCTCATCCCTATGAGAGCAGGAGAGGCACAAGGATAATCTCAGAGACTCCTTATGATACTATAAAGCAAAACCTGGAACTTGGCCTGCATACTCTGGTGTTCCTGGATATAGACAAGGAAAAAGGCTATATGACTGTAAACACCGCTCTTGAGCTTCTCCTTGAGGTTGAGGAAAAAAGGGGTGAAGGAATCATGCGAGGAGCTGCTGCAGTAGGAATAGCCAGGGCAGGCTCGGAAAAACCAGTCATAAGAGCAGACTATGCAGAAAATCTCAAGGACTTTAATTTTGGAAAACCTCTTCATATCCTCGTAATTCCCGGAAAACTGCATTTTCTTGAAGCCGAAGCGCTTGTGAAACTTGCAGGAGGCCCAGTAGGATTTATGAAAGAAGTGGAGTAA